One segment of Geminicoccaceae bacterium DNA contains the following:
- a CDS encoding mandelate racemase/muconate lactonizing enzyme family protein, with protein MALDLSRRRIPARQPFGSNIRGPASQDALAGLKVSHIVIPLKFALSDAKVLTGRQSPLSAVDILAVEAVSETGHQGIGFSYTLRAGGAGMFALACEIAPRIMGHDPNDIDRLWELLRWQTNSLGRGGMSYQAIGAFDTALWDMKAKRADLPLAKLLGAHRDSLRIYNSEGQYLQASVAEIKSAADRSIGMGIGGIKMKVGQPDGQEDLKRIVMLRNHLPDEIPLMIDANQQWDRSYALQFGKVVDDLGLGFIEEPLDALDYEGHRMLADSLATPIATGEMLTSLAEANQLVQAGGCDISQVDALRIGGVTPFLKAMSMAEACRVQIAPHWVMELHVHLAAAFPEEPWIEHFQWLEPLFEERLKIGDGRVAVPAGPGLGLTFSGQARDWTQGTWSTGKVVKE; from the coding sequence ATGGCACTCGATCTTTCCAGGCGACGTATACCCGCCCGCCAACCCTTTGGAAGCAATATACGTGGCCCTGCCAGCCAGGACGCGCTTGCCGGGTTGAAGGTCAGCCATATTGTGATTCCGCTGAAATTTGCGCTGTCCGATGCCAAGGTACTGACGGGACGCCAGTCGCCGCTGTCGGCAGTGGATATTCTCGCGGTCGAGGCGGTCAGCGAGACGGGGCATCAGGGTATCGGCTTTTCCTACACATTGCGCGCTGGCGGAGCGGGAATGTTCGCGTTGGCCTGCGAGATCGCGCCACGGATCATGGGGCATGATCCGAATGACATAGATCGGCTGTGGGAGCTTCTCCGCTGGCAGACCAACAGCCTCGGGCGCGGGGGCATGTCCTACCAGGCGATCGGGGCTTTCGACACCGCGCTCTGGGACATGAAGGCGAAACGAGCGGACCTGCCTCTGGCCAAACTGCTGGGTGCGCATCGCGACAGCCTGCGCATCTACAACTCCGAAGGTCAGTATCTGCAGGCCAGCGTTGCCGAAATCAAGTCCGCCGCCGACCGTTCGATCGGGATGGGCATCGGCGGGATCAAGATGAAGGTCGGCCAGCCGGACGGGCAGGAAGATCTCAAGCGGATCGTCATGCTGCGCAATCACCTTCCCGACGAAATTCCGCTGATGATCGACGCCAATCAACAATGGGACCGCAGTTACGCGCTACAGTTTGGCAAGGTTGTGGACGACCTGGGGCTGGGTTTCATTGAGGAGCCGCTCGACGCACTCGACTATGAGGGGCACCGGATGCTGGCCGATTCCCTGGCTACGCCCATCGCTACCGGCGAGATGTTGACCTCGCTGGCGGAGGCGAACCAGCTGGTACAGGCTGGCGGCTGCGACATCAGCCAGGTCGATGCGCTGCGCATCGGTGGCGTGACGCCGTTTCTCAAGGCCATGTCCATGGCCGAAGCCTGTCGTGTACAGATTGCGCCGCACTGGGTAATGGAACTGCATGTCCATCTTGCCGCAGCCTTTCCCGAGGAACCATGGATCGAGCATTTCCAATGGCTCGAACCGCTTTTCGAGGAGCGGCTGAAGATCGGGGACGGGCGTGTCGCCGTGCCTGCAGGTCCGGGGCTTGGCCTGACATTCAGCGGGCAGGCGCGCGATTGGACGCAGGGTACATGGTCGACGGGCAAGGTTGTCAAGGAATGA
- a CDS encoding ribonuclease activity regulator RraA gives MIDIKSDIFDKLRKCSQGTLTTQLFRRGYRQQFLVGITPMNRNAGRFAGEAFTLRFIPSREDKDWDLGDLRKRGEDNLQWEAIEAIEAGQVLTIDSRNDPRAASAGNMLMTRMMRKGVAAAVTDGAFRDGAEIAQMPFPAYARANTASTRPAFHRAVGINEPIGCAGVAVYPGDIVVGDADGVTVIPRAIAAEVAEEGCEQELREAFLFTKIDAGEPLWGNYPANEATLAEFEAWKKAGNRL, from the coding sequence ATGATTGATATCAAGTCCGACATTTTCGACAAACTGAGAAAATGCAGTCAGGGCACTTTGACGACGCAACTCTTCCGGCGCGGTTACCGTCAGCAGTTTCTCGTGGGCATCACGCCTATGAACAGGAATGCGGGCCGCTTCGCGGGGGAAGCCTTCACGCTTCGCTTCATCCCTTCGCGCGAGGACAAGGACTGGGATCTTGGTGATTTGAGGAAGCGCGGTGAGGACAATCTGCAATGGGAGGCCATAGAAGCCATCGAAGCGGGGCAGGTCCTGACGATTGATAGCCGCAACGATCCGCGCGCGGCATCGGCCGGCAACATGCTGATGACCCGGATGATGCGCAAGGGAGTCGCGGCCGCGGTCACCGACGGCGCCTTCCGCGACGGGGCGGAGATCGCGCAGATGCCTTTCCCCGCCTACGCCCGGGCCAATACCGCCTCGACACGGCCCGCGTTCCATCGTGCGGTCGGGATCAATGAACCGATCGGTTGCGCCGGGGTGGCCGTCTATCCGGGTGACATCGTCGTTGGTGATGCCGATGGTGTGACGGTGATTCCCCGGGCGATCGCTGCCGAGGTGGCCGAGGAGGGGTGCGAGCAGGAACTGCGCGAGGCATTCCTTTTCACGAAGATTGATGCGGGCGAGCCGCTATGGGGCAATTACCCTGCAAACGAGGCGACTCTGGCCGAATTCGAGGCATGGAAGAAGGCGGGCAACAGGCTATGA
- a CDS encoding nuclear transport factor 2 family protein — protein sequence MTPAAKAEALIRHYFDMCNAGDRQGLIDCFTPDGTHYFPPGLPGAPWRGAGAVADGWVRCVEALGSKWTIEKVLCAADGREAVIEWTHWKTAIGEVLRGDEWYAFNEDITRIREIRAYYASPVDRTMAENRLHGFDYEGRGYHMAPPELPERNGPTLPGDD from the coding sequence ATGACTCCCGCTGCAAAAGCCGAGGCACTGATCCGGCACTATTTCGATATGTGCAATGCCGGCGACCGGCAGGGTCTGATCGACTGTTTTACACCCGACGGGACGCACTATTTCCCGCCTGGTTTGCCGGGTGCGCCTTGGCGGGGAGCCGGGGCGGTCGCTGATGGATGGGTGCGATGCGTCGAGGCACTTGGCTCGAAATGGACCATCGAAAAGGTGCTCTGTGCGGCCGACGGACGTGAAGCGGTGATCGAGTGGACACACTGGAAGACGGCCATCGGCGAAGTACTGCGCGGCGATGAGTGGTACGCCTTCAACGAGGACATCACAAGGATACGCGAAATTCGCGCCTATTACGCCAGCCCGGTGGACAGGACCATGGCCGAAAACAGGCTGCACGGTTTCGATTACGAAGGGCGTGGCTATCACATGGCGCCACCTGAACTGCCGGAACGGAATGGGCCCACTCTGCCAGGCGATGATTGA
- a CDS encoding aldehyde dehydrogenase (NADP(+)) — translation MLDKVFTPHGRHLVSGEWVGGGATFSSEPAHGDAHDFSVGTVDLVDRAVQGAEEAFWSYGYSSREDRAAFLNIIADEIEARGDQITAIGSSETGLPEARLQGERARTTGQLRLFADYILKGDYLDRRHDPALPDRQPLPRPDIKLVERPIGPVAVFGASNFPLAFSTAGGDTAAALAAGCPVVVKGHSAHPGTSEVMAEAVHAAIKSCGIHPGTFSLIQGGRRDVGTALVTHRLIRAVGFTGSLAGGRALFDLCAGRPDPIPFFGELGSVNPMFLLPGALAARGAEIARGWAGSLTMGAGQFCTNPGIVVVIEGPDATAFTKAATEALDPTSGQTMLTDGIASAYRQGRDRIAGTSGVQAVLTSTCDLRTATPYLFATTGANWLANHALGEEVFGPLGLIVRVKDANEMEEVARSLEGQLTCTLHLDESDTGLGQRLMPILERKAGRVLANGFPTGVEVCNAMVHGGPYPASTNFGHTSVGTLSIRRFLRPVSFQDVPMALLTEDLKG, via the coding sequence ATGCTTGACAAGGTTTTCACACCTCATGGACGTCATCTGGTTTCGGGCGAATGGGTCGGTGGTGGGGCGACGTTTTCCTCGGAGCCGGCGCACGGGGACGCACATGACTTCTCCGTTGGTACGGTGGATCTGGTGGATCGTGCGGTTCAAGGCGCGGAAGAGGCATTCTGGTCATATGGCTATTCATCGCGCGAGGATCGTGCGGCCTTCCTGAACATCATTGCCGACGAGATCGAGGCACGGGGTGACCAGATCACCGCGATCGGCAGTTCGGAGACTGGCTTGCCGGAAGCCCGGCTGCAGGGCGAGAGGGCCCGCACGACCGGTCAGCTCCGGCTCTTTGCCGATTATATTCTCAAGGGCGACTATCTCGACCGCCGCCACGACCCGGCGTTGCCCGACCGTCAGCCGCTACCGCGACCGGATATCAAGCTCGTCGAGCGCCCCATCGGTCCGGTGGCTGTCTTCGGAGCCTCGAACTTCCCGCTCGCCTTCTCGACCGCCGGAGGTGACACGGCGGCAGCGCTTGCCGCTGGCTGCCCGGTCGTGGTGAAGGGGCATTCCGCCCATCCTGGCACGAGCGAGGTCATGGCGGAGGCTGTGCATGCCGCGATCAAGTCCTGCGGTATTCATCCCGGGACCTTCTCCCTCATTCAAGGGGGGCGGCGTGACGTGGGCACTGCCCTCGTCACTCATCGCTTGATACGGGCCGTGGGTTTCACGGGCTCGCTTGCTGGAGGGCGCGCGCTTTTCGATCTATGTGCGGGCCGCCCGGATCCCATTCCGTTCTTCGGGGAATTGGGGAGCGTCAATCCGATGTTCCTGCTGCCGGGCGCACTAGCTGCGCGGGGGGCGGAGATCGCCAGAGGCTGGGCTGGAAGCCTCACGATGGGTGCGGGCCAGTTCTGCACAAATCCCGGTATTGTCGTGGTCATAGAGGGGCCTGACGCGACAGCCTTCACCAAGGCTGCGACAGAGGCGCTGGATCCCACGTCTGGCCAGACCATGCTGACTGACGGCATCGCGTCTGCCTACCGGCAGGGGCGTGACCGCATTGCCGGAACCAGCGGCGTACAGGCGGTGCTGACCTCGACATGCGATCTTAGAACAGCCACGCCCTATCTTTTTGCCACGACCGGGGCAAACTGGCTTGCCAACCACGCGCTTGGGGAGGAGGTCTTCGGCCCCCTCGGCCTGATCGTGAGGGTGAAGGATGCAAACGAGATGGAGGAAGTCGCCCGCAGTCTTGAAGGACAGCTGACCTGTACGCTGCATCTTGACGAGTCCGACACCGGTCTCGGCCAGCGCCTGATGCCCATTCTCGAGCGGAAAGCCGGCCGGGTACTCGCCAATGGCTTTCCGACTGGCGTCGAGGTCTGCAATGCGATGGTTCACGGAGGTCCTTATCCAGCCTCGACAAACTTCGGGCACACCTCCGTCGGAACGCTATCCATCCGTCGTTTCCTGCGGCCCGTGTCATTTCAGGACGTCCCCATGGCACTGCTGACAGAGGACTTGAAAGGGTGA
- a CDS encoding 5-dehydro-4-deoxyglucarate dehydratase, which yields MIAPDELRSIIRTGLLSFPVTSFDENDTFDPEAFSEHLEWLSTYPVAGLIVAGGTGELFSLTPAEVVNIVKTAKQVQPDAPILAGCGYGTKLACEMARGIEAAGGDGILLLPHYLISAPQDGIEAHIRAVCQSTNMGVIVYNRGQSRVSAETLARLAESCRNLIGFKDGTGDIDAVRRITIENGDRLAYIGGMPTHELFAQAFHGAGVDTYSSAVFNFVPRTALEFHKAFQAHDDEKCEAMLRDFYYPFARIRDRKAGYAVSAIKAGVALRGFRPGPVRSPLVDLTEEERAMMADLIRDRS from the coding sequence ATGATTGCTCCAGACGAACTGCGTTCCATCATCCGTACCGGCCTCCTGTCTTTTCCAGTGACATCGTTCGACGAGAACGACACATTCGACCCAGAGGCATTCTCGGAACATCTCGAATGGCTTTCGACCTATCCGGTCGCGGGGCTCATTGTCGCAGGTGGGACGGGAGAGCTTTTCTCGCTGACGCCTGCCGAGGTCGTGAACATCGTGAAGACCGCCAAGCAGGTGCAGCCCGACGCGCCGATCCTTGCCGGCTGTGGCTATGGCACGAAGCTTGCGTGCGAGATGGCACGCGGCATCGAGGCAGCGGGTGGTGACGGTATACTGCTTTTGCCGCACTACCTCATCAGTGCGCCACAGGACGGGATCGAGGCGCATATCCGCGCCGTCTGCCAGTCTACCAATATGGGCGTCATCGTCTACAACCGCGGCCAGAGCCGTGTGTCGGCCGAGACACTGGCGCGGTTGGCCGAAAGCTGCCGGAACCTCATCGGGTTTAAGGACGGTACCGGCGACATCGATGCAGTGCGGCGCATCACCATCGAGAACGGTGACCGGCTGGCCTATATCGGCGGCATGCCGACGCATGAGCTTTTCGCTCAGGCCTTCCACGGAGCCGGGGTCGACACCTATTCGTCGGCTGTCTTCAATTTCGTTCCCCGAACGGCGTTGGAATTCCACAAGGCATTTCAGGCTCATGACGATGAAAAATGCGAGGCGATGCTGCGCGACTTCTACTATCCCTTCGCAAGGATCCGCGATCGCAAGGCCGGCTATGCCGTCTCGGCGATCAAGGCGGGCGTGGCGTTACGCGGCTTTCGGCCCGGCCCGGTGCGTTCGCCTCTTGTCGATCTGACGGAGGAGGAGCGAGCGATGATGGCCGATCTCATCAGGGATCGGTCGTGA